One part of the Lachnospiraceae bacterium JLR.KK002 genome encodes these proteins:
- a CDS encoding M15 family metallopeptidase: MKRRKKLLYQRTAGCLMLAAVCVLFLACSGDFRAGRPLQKENDRQEERASAEPKSDSAPEVLEPEVNNATEAPEPNPVPFAGDLLETGSAPESGRIPELSDVQAMTAGEILNTAGVPQDTLDSFFYSRELSEEIRQRISGISWQENENISLEELRYLRVLHMGLDGETHVGELIVNQSIAEDILEIMLELYHQSYPIEKMILIDTYDGDDESSMSDNNTSAFNYREIAGSSRLSGHALGLAIDINPRYNPYVKHTSDGELLVSPLNGTEYADRSREFACKITEGDLCLRLFQEHGFTWGGSWNSVKDYQHFEK; the protein is encoded by the coding sequence ATGAAAAGAAGAAAAAAATTATTATATCAAAGGACAGCAGGCTGCCTTATGCTGGCGGCAGTCTGTGTTCTGTTCCTGGCCTGTTCCGGAGATTTTCGGGCCGGCCGGCCGCTGCAGAAGGAAAATGACCGGCAGGAAGAAAGGGCTTCTGCAGAGCCGAAATCAGATTCTGCTCCGGAAGTCCTGGAGCCGGAAGTGAATAACGCCACAGAAGCCCCGGAGCCGAATCCTGTTCCTTTTGCAGGAGATTTACTGGAAACCGGCTCCGCCCCGGAATCCGGCAGGATTCCGGAACTTTCAGATGTGCAGGCAATGACAGCCGGGGAGATTCTGAATACAGCCGGAGTGCCCCAGGACACACTGGACAGCTTTTTTTACAGCAGAGAGCTGTCCGAAGAAATACGACAGCGGATTTCAGGAATTTCCTGGCAGGAAAATGAAAATATTTCTCTGGAAGAGCTGCGCTATCTGCGGGTCCTTCATATGGGCCTTGACGGGGAAACCCATGTTGGGGAACTGATTGTCAATCAGTCCATTGCTGAGGATATTCTGGAGATTATGCTGGAACTCTATCATCAGTCCTATCCCATTGAGAAGATGATTTTGATTGATACATACGATGGGGACGATGAAAGTTCCATGTCCGACAATAATACTTCCGCGTTCAACTACCGGGAAATTGCAGGTTCTTCCCGGCTGTCCGGACATGCACTGGGCCTTGCCATTGACATTAATCCAAGATATAATCCTTATGTGAAGCATACCTCCGATGGAGAACTTCTGGTAAGTCCCTTAAACGGAACGGAGTACGCCGACAGAAGCCGGGAGTTTGCCTGTAAGATTACAGAAGGGGATTTATGCCTGCGTCTGTTTCAGGAGCATGGCTTTACCTGGGGCGGAAGCTGGAATTCAGTGAAGGATTATCAGCATTTTGAAAAGTAA
- a CDS encoding transglutaminase domain-containing protein, with product MKQKKKSLILLVFLFMLPLAAKLSGGSMKEVHGAAQERYYYSQLTEEAKKFYDAMYQMYEQGIFKTGTGDYDLAASQSVTAEQLESYASGNNSLLLAMGAARDAFCADYPDIFYVDFSCLSLRVTRDGGGNYHAWLGSGRSSDYYVKGFENSQQVEEAIAAYESRIGEIVAGAQSLSVAEGENLTEQQVKYAHNEIINHTTYRLENTCKKENAGHIRTAYGALIKGESLCEGYARAMKSVLDRLGIPCVLIQGMYQLARDQGELHMWNYVQVDGRWYGVDATMDDPITPVPNENGDGLDGGERTMYLLAGADVMGRRHVPNGIMSEADFEFTYPALEGQGPLFEEVVNENGLKVSYSEGMHDGLSAGIFKVSYQGMGAAKSMETGNYILMKETKYYEESKRWEYGKWAYCLPDVYPSMDDTETELTMYVPSAQFVEFAVTRENPGNYDGNNGGSLENLAFHGDPLLFEAASEQLSNPDGTYTPPPYVRKAEPVMTANLDIGRTHHLKITYDDTLKLADGAAEAGITLSVKEADTSAMQYCKVENFTWDGDRTVELDFTPSNMWLDNFITYHFGLTGLVGTDSGKVPNPFSYSSSYRSCICAYRSRGYFYNLWGRPSLLEQADLSARNWESWETEDGTGLTPEMVTGLTLVATTTTQAQADAMNSLAESTFPGEQVLKSETYNINFLTCKKNIVKLGDSVRVSVGFPAGYGPSDEGVTFKACHFIKNKAGKIIGVEEVPCTVTRYGLIITCKSFSPFAVMAVKGEGSGGTPAKSVIVSNTPGGSITGAEEGIVTLQPGESRTFTIQAADGYVIDQLVAGSVWQEITDEKSMTVEINYNSLESGDVVDAAFAAESVRAREARRGEAPVQPRPVPAEIRFSSRQIAIGEGQGFELAPEIREREGIHTYQWYKNGEPLTGKTGRKLTVSSASKKDSGNYTLVVSSASGAAKVTSADEGCNVTVQVPKQPGAQPGMSAQPDTLKKVTGVSVSSDATSRTKLKWNTVSNAQGYEIFRYNPSKGRFVRINTVTGNSYTDRKKTAGKMYRYKVRAYGKSEGRTYYGPYSSEARGIVKPKSPGKVTVKRLSSKSVELSFRPVKNANTYQISQYNKSSRKYKLAYRVKSKKLYKYNARTKKWKYLKRVKTKGGKLVCSITGLKTSDKNLRFRVRTECAGYKCKTRYSAWSRTVTVK from the coding sequence ATGAAACAGAAGAAAAAATCTCTGATTCTGCTGGTTTTTCTGTTCATGCTGCCTCTGGCAGCGAAGCTGTCCGGCGGCAGCATGAAGGAAGTACACGGGGCGGCGCAGGAAAGATACTATTACAGCCAGCTTACAGAAGAAGCAAAGAAGTTCTACGACGCCATGTATCAGATGTATGAGCAGGGCATTTTTAAAACAGGAACCGGAGATTACGATCTGGCAGCCAGTCAGAGTGTCACAGCAGAACAGCTGGAAAGTTACGCAAGCGGAAACAACAGTCTGCTATTGGCCATGGGAGCTGCCAGAGATGCATTTTGCGCAGATTATCCGGATATTTTTTATGTGGATTTTTCCTGTCTTTCTCTGCGGGTGACCAGAGACGGGGGAGGAAATTATCATGCCTGGCTGGGTTCCGGCAGAAGCAGCGACTATTATGTAAAAGGATTTGAAAACAGTCAGCAGGTGGAAGAAGCCATTGCCGCATATGAGAGCAGAATCGGCGAGATTGTGGCAGGGGCTCAGAGCCTTTCTGTGGCAGAAGGGGAGAATCTCACAGAACAGCAGGTGAAATATGCCCATAACGAAATCATTAATCATACCACATATCGGCTGGAAAATACCTGTAAAAAAGAAAATGCAGGACATATCCGGACCGCTTACGGGGCTCTGATAAAAGGGGAAAGCCTTTGTGAGGGATATGCAAGGGCAATGAAATCTGTGCTGGACCGCCTGGGGATTCCCTGTGTGCTGATACAGGGCATGTATCAGCTTGCCAGAGACCAGGGCGAGCTGCACATGTGGAATTATGTGCAGGTGGACGGCAGGTGGTACGGAGTGGACGCCACCATGGACGACCCGATTACGCCTGTGCCAAATGAAAACGGAGACGGACTGGACGGCGGAGAAAGAACCATGTACCTGCTTGCAGGAGCAGATGTTATGGGCAGGCGCCATGTGCCCAATGGGATTATGTCAGAAGCAGATTTTGAATTTACCTATCCTGCACTGGAAGGCCAGGGGCCTTTATTTGAGGAAGTGGTGAATGAGAACGGTCTGAAAGTCAGTTACAGCGAAGGAATGCACGATGGCCTGTCTGCCGGAATATTTAAAGTGAGCTATCAGGGTATGGGGGCGGCAAAGTCCATGGAAACCGGCAATTATATCCTGATGAAAGAGACAAAATATTACGAAGAATCGAAGCGGTGGGAGTATGGAAAGTGGGCTTATTGCCTTCCGGATGTATACCCCAGTATGGATGATACGGAGACAGAGCTGACCATGTATGTGCCCAGTGCCCAGTTTGTGGAATTTGCGGTGACCCGTGAAAATCCTGGCAATTACGACGGGAACAATGGCGGCAGCCTGGAGAATCTTGCCTTTCATGGAGATCCCCTGTTGTTTGAGGCAGCTTCTGAACAGCTTTCCAATCCTGACGGAACTTATACGCCGCCTCCATATGTACGGAAAGCAGAACCGGTAATGACTGCCAATCTGGATATTGGAAGAACCCATCATCTGAAAATTACATACGATGATACGTTAAAACTTGCCGACGGCGCCGCAGAAGCAGGTATTACACTATCTGTGAAAGAGGCAGATACTTCAGCCATGCAATATTGCAAAGTTGAGAACTTTACCTGGGACGGAGACAGAACAGTAGAGCTGGATTTTACGCCCAGTAATATGTGGCTGGATAATTTTATCACATATCACTTCGGCCTTACCGGCCTGGTGGGGACAGACAGCGGGAAAGTACCGAATCCCTTCAGTTATTCATCTTCTTACAGAAGCTGTATCTGTGCATATCGTTCCAGAGGATATTTTTATAATCTCTGGGGAAGGCCTTCCCTTCTGGAACAGGCCGACCTTTCCGCCAGAAACTGGGAAAGCTGGGAGACAGAAGACGGAACAGGTCTTACGCCTGAAATGGTGACGGGCCTCACCCTTGTGGCAACTACCACGACTCAGGCTCAGGCAGACGCCATGAACAGTCTGGCAGAAAGCACCTTTCCAGGAGAGCAGGTGTTAAAAAGCGAGACATATAATATTAATTTTCTCACCTGTAAAAAGAATATAGTAAAACTGGGAGACTCTGTCCGGGTTTCCGTCGGATTTCCCGCAGGATACGGGCCTTCTGACGAAGGGGTGACCTTCAAAGCCTGCCATTTTATCAAAAACAAAGCGGGAAAAATTATCGGAGTGGAAGAAGTACCCTGTACCGTTACACGATATGGTCTGATCATTACATGTAAATCGTTCAGTCCCTTTGCCGTTATGGCGGTGAAAGGCGAAGGCTCCGGCGGAACCCCGGCCAAATCGGTGATTGTGAGCAATACTCCGGGAGGCAGCATAACAGGAGCGGAAGAAGGAATTGTCACACTGCAGCCGGGGGAAAGCCGTACGTTTACCATTCAGGCAGCAGACGGATATGTGATTGACCAGCTTGTAGCGGGCAGCGTCTGGCAGGAAATTACAGATGAGAAATCCATGACGGTGGAAATAAATTATAACTCTCTGGAATCCGGGGATGTGGTGGATGCGGCATTTGCGGCTGAAAGCGTCAGAGCCAGAGAAGCCCGGCGTGGAGAGGCGCCGGTACAGCCCAGACCAGTTCCGGCAGAAATCCGGTTTTCATCCCGGCAGATTGCCATCGGCGAAGGGCAGGGATTTGAACTTGCTCCTGAGATTAGGGAGAGGGAAGGAATTCATACTTACCAGTGGTATAAAAACGGTGAGCCTCTGACCGGGAAGACAGGGAGAAAACTTACCGTTTCTTCCGCTTCGAAAAAAGACTCCGGGAACTATACCCTGGTGGTTTCCTCTGCTTCCGGCGCGGCAAAAGTTACTTCTGCAGATGAAGGATGCAATGTGACAGTACAGGTGCCAAAACAGCCCGGCGCTCAGCCGGGAATGAGTGCTCAGCCGGATACCCTTAAGAAAGTGACAGGCGTAAGTGTTTCCTCTGACGCCACCAGTCGGACGAAACTGAAATGGAATACCGTATCCAATGCCCAGGGATATGAAATATTCCGCTACAATCCTTCCAAAGGAAGATTCGTAAGGATTAACACGGTTACCGGGAACTCCTATACGGACAGAAAGAAAACAGCAGGAAAAATGTACCGTTATAAAGTCAGGGCGTACGGAAAAAGTGAGGGCAGAACGTATTACGGCCCTTATTCCAGCGAGGCAAGAGGTATTGTAAAGCCAAAATCCCCTGGAAAGGTGACGGTGAAACGTCTTTCTTCCAAAAGCGTGGAGCTTTCTTTCAGGCCGGTGAAAAATGCAAATACCTATCAAATCAGCCAGTATAATAAGAGCAGCAGAAAATACAAACTGGCTTACCGGGTGAAATCGAAAAAGCTGTACAAATATAATGCCAGGACGAAAAAATGGAAGTATCTGAAAAGAGTAAAAACAAAGGGCGGAAAACTGGTGTGCAGCATTACAGGGCTGAAGACCTCGGACAAAAATCTGAGATTCCGGGTACGGACGGAATGCGCCGGATATAAGTGCAAAACCAGGTACAGTGCATGGAGCAGAACGGTTACCGTAAAATAG
- a CDS encoding deoxyribonuclease IV codes for MLRIGCHLSSARGFLAMGKEAAQIGANTFQFFTRNPRGGKAKELNPKDIAAYLEFAEEHGIARILAHAPYTLNACAREEGLRRFAYDIMCDDLARLEYFPEAMYNFHPGSHVKQGAERGLELIADMLNRINEKGYHATILLETMAGKGTEMGRNFEELRGMIDRVEDSSRLGVCLDTCHVYDSGYDIVNHLEEVIEEFRSVIGLERLKAIHLNDSIYGLESHKDRHAKIGEGKIGLETFRAIVTHPSLRELPFFLETPNDLEGYGREIALLRKICNSFEQGLTS; via the coding sequence ATGCTGAGAATCGGATGTCACCTGTCCTCGGCCAGAGGTTTTCTGGCCATGGGAAAAGAGGCGGCGCAAATCGGAGCCAACACCTTTCAGTTTTTTACCAGAAATCCCAGAGGAGGAAAGGCAAAAGAACTGAATCCGAAAGATATTGCCGCTTATCTGGAATTTGCAGAGGAACACGGAATCGCACGGATTCTGGCTCATGCGCCTTATACGCTGAATGCATGTGCCAGGGAGGAAGGGCTGCGCCGGTTTGCGTACGATATCATGTGCGACGACCTGGCCCGGCTGGAGTATTTTCCGGAGGCCATGTATAATTTCCATCCGGGCAGCCATGTGAAACAGGGGGCTGAACGGGGCCTGGAGCTGATTGCCGATATGCTGAACCGGATAAATGAGAAGGGATATCATGCCACGATTTTGCTGGAAACCATGGCGGGAAAAGGTACGGAGATGGGACGGAATTTTGAAGAACTTCGGGGCATGATTGACCGGGTGGAGGACAGCAGCCGCCTGGGAGTCTGTCTGGACACCTGCCATGTGTATGACAGCGGTTATGATATTGTAAATCATCTGGAAGAAGTAATAGAGGAATTCCGTTCTGTCATCGGTCTGGAGCGGCTGAAAGCCATACATCTGAACGACAGTATCTACGGACTGGAAAGCCATAAAGACCGCCATGCGAAAATCGGAGAGGGAAAGATTGGACTGGAGACTTTCAGAGCCATTGTCACCCATCCTTCCCTGCGGGAACTTCCGTTCTTCCTGGAGACGCCTAATGATCTGGAAGGATATGGAAGGGAAATTGCACTGCTCAGGAAAATTTGTAACAGTTTTGAACAGGGCTTGACTTCCTGA
- the ilvD gene encoding dihydroxy-acid dehydratase, producing the protein MRSDNVKKGMQQAPHRSLFNALGFTREEMDRPLVGIVSSYNEIVPGHMNLDKIVNAVKLGVAEAGGVPVVFPAIAVCDGIAMGHTGMKYSLVTRDLIADSTECMALAHQFDALVMVPNCDKNVPGLLMAAARINVPTVFVSGGPMLAGHVKGRKTSLSSMFEAVGSFAAGTMTEEDVCEFEEKACPTCGSCSGMYTANSMNCLTEALGMGLPGNGTIPAVYSDRLRLAKHAGMAVMEMYRKNICPRDIMTKEAVLNALTVDMALGCSTNSMLHLPAIAHEIGFDFDIGFANEISEKTPNLCHLAPAGPTYMEDLNEAGGVYAVMNELAELNLLHMDCMTVTGKTIGENISGCVNRNPEVIRPLDNPYSKTGGLAVLKGNLAPEGSVVKRSAVAPEMMVHEGPARVFDCEEDAIAAIKGGKIVAGDVVVIRYEGPKGGPGMREMLNPTSAIAGMGLGSTVALITDGRFSGASRGASIGHVSPEAAVGGTIGLVEEGDTIKINIPEMKLELDVPEEILAKRRAEWTPRTPRVTEGYLARYAQMVTSGAKGAVMKKEL; encoded by the coding sequence ATGAGAAGTGACAATGTGAAAAAAGGAATGCAGCAGGCGCCCCACCGTTCCCTGTTTAACGCGCTGGGATTTACCAGAGAGGAAATGGACAGACCGCTGGTCGGAATCGTAAGTTCCTACAATGAGATTGTTCCGGGACACATGAATCTGGACAAAATTGTAAATGCGGTGAAACTGGGTGTGGCAGAAGCCGGAGGAGTTCCGGTGGTATTTCCGGCCATTGCAGTCTGCGACGGAATTGCCATGGGGCATACAGGGATGAAATATTCTCTGGTAACCCGTGACCTGATTGCAGATTCCACAGAGTGCATGGCGCTGGCCCATCAGTTTGACGCACTGGTGATGGTTCCCAACTGCGACAAGAACGTGCCGGGGCTGCTGATGGCGGCTGCAAGAATCAATGTACCCACAGTATTTGTGTCCGGAGGCCCCATGCTGGCAGGCCATGTTAAGGGCAGAAAAACCAGTCTTTCTTCCATGTTTGAGGCGGTGGGCTCCTTTGCGGCAGGCACCATGACGGAAGAAGACGTCTGTGAATTTGAGGAAAAGGCATGTCCCACCTGCGGTTCCTGTTCCGGTATGTATACGGCCAATTCCATGAACTGTCTGACAGAAGCCCTTGGCATGGGCCTTCCGGGCAACGGAACCATTCCGGCGGTGTATTCTGACCGTCTCCGTCTTGCCAAACATGCAGGTATGGCAGTAATGGAGATGTACCGCAAAAATATCTGCCCCAGGGATATTATGACAAAAGAAGCTGTTTTAAATGCTCTGACCGTGGATATGGCCCTGGGATGCTCCACCAACAGTATGCTTCATCTTCCGGCCATTGCCCATGAGATTGGTTTTGATTTTGATATTGGATTTGCAAATGAAATCAGTGAAAAGACGCCGAACCTCTGTCACCTGGCTCCGGCAGGCCCCACCTATATGGAAGACCTGAATGAAGCCGGAGGCGTGTATGCAGTGATGAATGAACTGGCGGAACTGAATCTGTTACATATGGACTGTATGACAGTAACAGGAAAAACCATCGGAGAGAACATCAGCGGCTGCGTCAACCGGAATCCGGAAGTGATAAGGCCCCTTGACAATCCTTACAGCAAAACAGGAGGCCTTGCGGTATTAAAAGGAAATCTTGCGCCGGAAGGAAGCGTGGTAAAACGTTCTGCAGTAGCGCCGGAAATGATGGTGCACGAAGGCCCCGCCCGTGTATTTGACTGTGAGGAAGACGCAATTGCAGCTATCAAAGGCGGGAAAATCGTAGCCGGAGATGTGGTGGTAATCCGCTACGAAGGGCCCAAAGGCGGTCCGGGTATGCGTGAAATGCTGAACCCCACCTCTGCCATTGCAGGTATGGGACTGGGTTCCACCGTTGCGCTGATTACAGACGGACGTTTTTCCGGGGCCAGCAGGGGCGCTTCCATCGGCCATGTGTCACCGGAAGCGGCAGTGGGCGGAACCATCGGACTGGTGGAAGAAGGAGATACCATCAAAATCAATATCCCGGAAATGAAACTGGAACTGGATGTGCCGGAGGAGATTCTTGCAAAACGGAGAGCAGAATGGACGCCCAGGACTCCCAGGGTGACGGAAGGCTATCTGGCAAGATATGCCCAGATGGTTACCTCAGGGGCAAAAGGCGCAGTTATGAAAAAAGAACTGTAA
- a CDS encoding ATP-binding protein, with translation MNKQKMNHNLIEHILNLLSIPENHDIDTEDLLEKGRHTEFPDLLDSQNARTAYEVINFMDEMPGGFLIYHAEGKEEIIYANKALLRIFQCKTLKEFKQLTNNSFQGIVHPEDLDMVEQSIQEQIADSQYDLDYVEYRIIRKDGSIRWIEDYGHYIHTDSIGGIFYVFLGDATEKRQRQITERTILLNETNQREQKLQTLIEEYDKERKLINQEHLRRLEVIEGLSVNYESILYADLDTNRILPYRLSERTERQFEKKFQVKEFGWYAADYISTWVYPEDREIVTKVTAPEYIRKKLANNKTYYVNYRILREEEIQYLQLRIVNVSSKDHISQIVMGYRRIDEEIRREIEQKKIFEHALENANLAITAKNTFLSNMSHDMRTPLNAIFGFTTLARKHMDDREATENYLNKIEHSGRQLLSLIEKVLEISWFESNDTRVTESECNLCDIVQDAHEHQLPLAADKNITFNLYTADVRHADIYSDQEKLKQVLMHLTNNAITYTETGGKVDLVVAELEKFPNGYAVYQFTVRDNGIGIHKDFLKHIFKPFEREKNTTFSGIHGTGLGLAIVKNLVEMMGGHIQIDTKPGEGSTFTITLRFRVQAHPLSSEDSEEGFANLLNKKILLVDDNMANLEIESEILQGMGFHVETVTDGSISVEKVGQSSPGDYDLVLMDIQMPGMNGWDATKAIRRLEDPVLSSIPIIALSADAFESDKQMSRESGMDAHLTKPIDIPLLLETISKTLQAHKLLQGNQNLTAAEFQQL, from the coding sequence ATGAATAAACAGAAAATGAATCATAACTTAATTGAGCACATCCTGAATCTGCTGAGCATCCCGGAAAATCATGATATTGACACAGAAGATTTGCTGGAAAAAGGAAGACATACGGAATTTCCTGATTTACTGGATTCTCAGAATGCCCGGACTGCTTACGAAGTGATAAACTTTATGGACGAAATGCCTGGAGGTTTTCTAATCTACCATGCGGAAGGCAAAGAGGAAATTATCTATGCCAACAAGGCGCTGCTGCGGATTTTCCAGTGTAAAACGCTGAAAGAATTCAAACAACTGACGAATAATTCTTTCCAGGGCATCGTACATCCCGAAGACCTGGATATGGTGGAACAGAGTATCCAGGAACAGATTGCCGACAGCCAGTATGATCTGGATTATGTGGAATACCGGATTATCCGCAAAGACGGAAGTATCCGCTGGATTGAAGATTACGGCCATTACATACATACAGACTCCATTGGAGGAATTTTCTACGTTTTTCTGGGCGACGCCACGGAAAAAAGACAGCGGCAGATTACTGAGCGGACAATTTTATTAAATGAAACCAACCAGAGGGAGCAGAAACTGCAGACCCTGATTGAAGAATATGACAAGGAACGGAAACTGATCAATCAGGAACATCTGCGCCGTCTGGAAGTCATTGAGGGACTCAGTGTCAATTATGAATCCATCCTCTATGCCGACCTGGACACCAACAGAATCCTGCCCTATCGCCTGAGCGAGCGGACAGAACGCCAGTTCGAGAAGAAGTTTCAGGTGAAAGAATTCGGCTGGTATGCCGCTGATTACATCAGTACCTGGGTGTATCCGGAAGACCGGGAAATTGTCACCAAAGTGACCGCACCGGAATATATCCGTAAAAAACTTGCCAATAACAAGACGTATTATGTCAATTACCGCATCCTGCGGGAAGAAGAAATACAATATCTGCAGCTTCGCATTGTAAATGTCAGCAGCAAAGACCATATTTCCCAGATTGTAATGGGCTACCGGAGAATCGACGAAGAAATCAGGCGGGAAATTGAACAGAAAAAAATATTTGAACACGCGCTGGAAAATGCCAATCTTGCAATTACTGCCAAAAATACATTCCTTTCCAACATGTCTCATGACATGCGGACGCCTCTGAATGCAATTTTCGGCTTTACTACTCTCGCCCGCAAACATATGGACGACAGGGAGGCTACGGAAAATTATCTGAATAAAATTGAACATTCCGGCAGACAGCTTCTGAGCCTGATTGAAAAGGTACTGGAAATCTCATGGTTTGAGTCCAATGATACCCGCGTTACGGAATCTGAATGCAATCTGTGCGATATTGTACAGGACGCCCATGAACATCAGCTCCCCCTGGCGGCAGACAAAAATATTACCTTCAATCTGTATACCGCAGACGTCAGACATGCGGATATTTACAGCGACCAGGAAAAACTGAAACAAGTCCTCATGCACCTGACCAACAATGCCATTACCTATACGGAAACCGGCGGTAAGGTGGATCTGGTTGTCGCGGAACTGGAGAAATTCCCAAACGGCTACGCAGTTTACCAGTTTACCGTCCGCGATAACGGTATCGGTATCCATAAGGATTTCCTGAAACATATTTTCAAACCCTTTGAACGTGAAAAAAATACCACATTCAGCGGTATTCACGGCACAGGACTGGGCCTTGCCATTGTAAAAAATCTCGTGGAAATGATGGGCGGTCATATTCAGATTGACACCAAACCGGGAGAAGGCAGTACTTTCACCATCACCCTCCGGTTCCGGGTACAGGCTCATCCCCTTTCCTCCGAGGATTCGGAAGAAGGATTTGCCAACCTGCTGAACAAAAAAATCCTGCTGGTAGACGATAATATGGCCAATCTGGAAATTGAATCGGAAATCCTCCAGGGCATGGGATTTCATGTGGAGACGGTCACCGACGGCAGTATTTCCGTGGAAAAAGTGGGCCAGTCCTCTCCGGGAGATTATGATCTGGTCCTGATGGACATTCAGATGCCCGGTATGAACGGATGGGACGCTACCAAAGCCATACGCAGGCTGGAAGATCCGGTTCTGTCCAGTATTCCCATTATTGCCCTGTCAGCAGACGCTTTCGAGAGCGACAAGCAGATGTCCAGGGAAAGCGGCATGGACGCCCATCTCACCAAACCCATTGATATTCCTCTTCTGCTGGAAACCATTTCCAAAACACTGCAGGCCCACAAACTCTTACAGGGAAATCAGAATCTGACGGCAGCAGAATTTCAGCAGTTATAA
- a CDS encoding FadR/GntR family transcriptional regulator, with translation MEQESRLSDRIADSVLSMITVEKRFLPGSKLPNENVLSEELGVSRTTLREAVRILSTEGVLEIRRGRGTFVREDFKISRPEEMSSLNKARVKARDLYEMRLIFEPEAAYYAALRATEEEIQRILALGAEIERRIRQRKDRTEVEQSFHKSIAKATHNEFMNQLMPVIYEGINKGVRLSEFHEEAVQATLTDHKILMDFLKERNGEGARNAMRIHILHAMEQLPME, from the coding sequence ATGGAACAGGAGAGCAGATTATCGGACCGGATTGCAGACAGCGTTCTGTCCATGATTACAGTGGAAAAAAGATTTTTGCCGGGAAGCAAACTGCCTAACGAGAACGTGCTGTCGGAAGAACTGGGGGTGAGCCGCACCACTCTGCGGGAAGCCGTACGGATTCTGTCCACAGAGGGAGTTCTGGAAATCCGCCGGGGCCGGGGAACCTTTGTACGGGAAGATTTTAAAATCAGCCGGCCGGAAGAGATGTCCTCTCTGAATAAAGCCAGAGTGAAAGCCAGGGATTTGTATGAAATGCGCCTGATTTTTGAACCGGAAGCCGCTTATTATGCGGCTTTACGGGCAACGGAAGAAGAAATTCAGCGGATTCTGGCACTGGGGGCTGAGATTGAGCGGCGTATACGCCAGAGAAAAGACCGGACAGAAGTGGAACAGTCTTTTCACAAATCCATTGCGAAGGCAACCCATAATGAATTTATGAATCAGCTTATGCCCGTGATTTATGAGGGAATCAACAAGGGAGTGCGGCTGTCAGAATTCCATGAAGAAGCGGTGCAGGCCACACTGACAGACCACAAAATTCTGATGGATTTTCTGAAAGAGCGAAATGGAGAGGGGGCAAGAAATGCCATGCGCATTCATATCCTCCATGCCATGGAACAGCTTCCCATGGAATGA
- the nadC gene encoding carboxylating nicotinate-nucleotide diphosphorylase, which produces MNNSITMKLNADELILQALREDISSEDVTTNAVMREAQKGEAQLICKQDGVLAGLFVFQRVFELLDETVSVVFHFADGDKVKKGDLIGVVTGDIRAILSGERTALNFLQRMSGIATYTSSIAVLLEGSKVKLLDTRKTTPNMRIFEKYSVKIGGGYNHRYNLSDGVLLKDNHIGAAGGVKEAVQMAKEYAPFVRKIEIECETVEMVREAVEAGADIIMLDNMTVEEMQKAIAVIDGKAEIECSGNVTRENIAHYISLGVDYISSGALTHSAPIMDISLKNLHAV; this is translated from the coding sequence ATGAACAACAGCATAACCATGAAATTAAATGCGGATGAACTGATTTTACAGGCATTGCGGGAGGATATTTCCAGTGAGGATGTGACCACCAATGCCGTGATGCGGGAAGCGCAGAAAGGAGAAGCACAGTTAATCTGCAAACAGGACGGGGTGCTTGCAGGACTCTTTGTGTTTCAGCGTGTATTTGAGCTGCTGGATGAAACAGTTTCCGTGGTATTCCATTTTGCAGACGGCGATAAAGTGAAAAAAGGAGATCTGATTGGAGTGGTGACAGGAGATATCCGGGCCATTCTGTCCGGAGAGCGGACGGCGTTGAATTTCCTGCAGCGCATGAGCGGAATTGCCACTTATACCAGTTCCATTGCCGTTTTGCTGGAAGGAAGTAAGGTAAAATTGCTGGATACCAGGAAAACTACGCCGAACATGCGCATTTTTGAAAAATATTCCGTTAAAATCGGAGGAGGCTATAACCATCGTTACAACCTTTCTGACGGAGTTCTGTTAAAGGACAACCATATCGGCGCTGCAGGCGGCGTGAAAGAAGCGGTTCAGATGGCAAAAGAATATGCGCCCTTTGTACGGAAAATAGAAATCGAATGCGAGACTGTGGAAATGGTACGGGAAGCAGTGGAAGCGGGAGCTGACATTATTATGCTGGACAACATGACCGTGGAGGAAATGCAGAAAGCCATTGCGGTAATTGATGGAAAAGCAGAGATTGAATGCTCCGGAAATGTGACCAGAGAAAATATTGCACATTATATCTCCCTTGGAGTGGATTATATTTCCAGCGGAGCACTGACCCATTCCGCTCCCATTATGGATATTTCTCTGAAAAACCTCCACGCAGTATAA